A stretch of Dysidea avara chromosome 5, odDysAvar1.4, whole genome shotgun sequence DNA encodes these proteins:
- the LOC136256578 gene encoding uncharacterized protein: protein MLPPANHRYEHDFMLLRLVLLHANLTHYNFRLWYVTHKLMVDPSAVRDHHVKLEYCYTRPRYREGRLERSVKVYTVNDESRYLLVQNVAALGVTKDLLDQLSLYGNIEEYHILDDYPCEEHTDVYWIKYVDINDARMAKIKMDDQPFFGKQLHICYAPEFETVEETREKLQERRKVIAKKTRGQRDGKDDGRVMGNSSTSVATLLPTNNNTIQPLTTGHHVIPSSTYQHSSSHHITTTSGSATGRGGKMIFKKSSAGKMATFAKPLSTRERMSLFLEHSGQGKSAAAMTTPKVIIKRDTKFKAACNKLKWFNKGSEPVEQSVTKAPSVAGDSSKIEESSEDAGQFYSFHEKVDPSIDEAVNPPVKLPTVLMTGHKSVDVSIKNIRSQMDKVWTSSADPTEGVVTKETPTQSPSTEAKKPKRRRI, encoded by the exons ATGCTACCACCGGCGAACCATAGATACGAACATGACTTCATGCTCCTGCGGCTCGTGCTCTTGCATGCTAATTTGACTCATTATaactttcgattgtggtatgTGACTCACAAACTGATGGTGGATCCAAGTGCTGTAAGAGACCATCACGTCAAGTTAGAGTACTGCTACACCAGACCACGTTACAGAGAAGGAAGACTCGAGAGATCCGTTAAG GTTTATACAGTGAATGATGAGAGCCGTTATCTGCTAGTACAGAACGTGGCAGCCCTGGGAGTGACCAAGGATTTGTTGGACCAACTGTCATTGTATGGGAACATCGAGGA ATATCACATACTGGATGACTACCCTTGTGAGGAACACACTGATGTCTACTGGATCAAATATGTTGATATTAATGATGCAAG AATGGCCAAGATCAAGATGGATGACCAACCATTCTTTGGTAAACAGCTCCACATTTGTTATGCTCCTGAGTTTGAGACTGTTGAAGAGACAAGAGAGAAGTTACAAGAGAGAAGAAAAGTCATCGCAAAGAAAACAAGAG GTCAACGTGATGGTAAGGATGATGGTAGAGTTATGGGGAACAGTTCAACATCAGTAGCCACTCTCCTACCTACTAACAACAATACCATACAACCATTAACAACAGGTCATCATGTTATACCATCCTCAACTTATCAACACTCTTCATCACATCACATCACAACCACTTCTGGTTCAGCTACAGGTAGAGGTGGTAAGATGATCTTTAAAAAGAGCAGTGCTGGTAAAATGGCTACTTTTGCTAAGCCGTTATCCACTCGGGAGAGAATGTCGTTGTTTCTTGAACACTCTGGTCAGGGCAAATCAGCTGCTGCCATGACAACACCAAAGGTGATCATTAAAAGGGATACAAAATTCAAGGCAGCTTGTAACAAACTGAAGTGGTTTAATAAAGGTAGTGAACCAGTGGAACAATCAGTCACTAAAGCTCCATCAGTAGCTGGGGATAGTAGTAAGATAGAAGAAAGTTCTGAAGATGCTGGACAATTTTATTCATTTCATGAGAAGGTTGATCCATCCATAGATGAGGCTGTTAACCCTCCAGTGAAGTTACCAACTGTTTTAATG ACTGGACACAAGTCAGTTGATGTCTCCATAAAGAACATCAGGTCTCAAATGGACAAG GTTTGGACAAGTTCAGCAGACCCCACAGAGGGTGTGGTTACCAAGGAGACTCCCACACAATCACCAAGTACAGAAGCAAAGAAGCCAAAGAGAAGGAGAATATGA
- the LOC136255472 gene encoding poly(U)-binding-splicing factor PUF60-like isoform X1, producing MFVNMALRVHLETCLCVNVYVFIVNCLSVALPVDNPPPNTNTLPKLTDEQTVQLKAAKKYCLEATVRHNQTQRSQDQSVQMMSMQEVAQQQRALILMSRIYVGSINFELGEDTVRNGFHHFGTIKAINMSWDGAANKHKGYCFVEYETAEGAQLALEQMNGVVIGGRNIKVGRPNNVPQAAPIIARIQEEALKYPRIYVASIHKDLTETDVRSVFEAFGKIVSVELAPDTKPGKHRGWGFINYESHQASADAIASMNLFDLGGQFLRVGRALTPPLPLYPPNAAPIVPGLAPILPDPNAIAAANKAAARIQEQVEAMSAAQSSPPPPPPEPEPKPTPSASSAEKSSSSSDKKSSLSEVKAKLKAANEEKPPEMVSLQQEESVSISGSNARLMVMQRLTRKNESSVVVLRNMISVDEVDEELEDEVTSECSKFGVVERVVIYQERQGIDEDAEVIVKIFVVFQTHAEAEEAVKALNGRWFGGRVIKCEVYDDDKFQNNNLSH from the exons ATGTTTGTGAATATGGCGCTCCGGGTGCATTTGGAGACTTGTTTGTGTGTAAACGTATATGTTTTTATTGTGAATTGTTTATCTGTAGCACTACCCGTTGATAACCCCCCTCCTAATACTAATACTCTGCCTAAATTGACTGATGAACAGACTGTTCAGTTAAAGGCTGCCAAGAAGTACTGTCTGGAGGCTACAGTGAGACAT AATCAGACACAGAGATCACAAGATCAGTcagtgcag ATGATGTCAATGCAGGAAGTTGCTCAACAACAAAGAGCTTTGATCTTGATGAGCAG GATTTATGTTGGCAGCATAAACTTTGAGCTAGGCGAAGACACAGTACGTAATGGCTTCCATCATTTTGGCACCATCAAGGCTATCAATATGTCTTGGGATGGGGCAGCTAACAAGCACAAG GGTTATTGTTTTGTTGAGTATGAAACAGCTGAAGGTGCTCAACTTGCTCTTGAGCAAATGAATGGTGTTGTCATAGGAGGGAGAAACATCaag GTTGGTCGTCCTAACAATGTACCCCAGGCAGCACCAATCATTGCTAGGATACAGGAGGAGGCTCTAAAATATCCTCGCATTTATGTGGCATCTATTCACAAAGACTTAACAGAGACTGACGTGAGAAG TGTATTTGAAGCATTTGGTAAGATTGTTTCAGTTGAACTAGCACCAGACACTAAGCCTGGCAAGCACCGTGGCTGGGGGTTCATCAACTATGAGTCACATCAGGCTTCTGCTGATGCTATAGCATCCATGAACCTGTTTGATCTTGGTGGACAGTTCCTGAGAGTGGGAAGG GCATTGACCCCTCCACTTCCACTGTATCCACCGAATGCTGCTCCAATTGTACCTGGTCTGGCTCCCATCCTTCCTGACCCCAATGCAATTGCTGCAGCTAACAAGGCTGCTGCTAGAATACAAGAACAAG TTGAGGCAATGTCTGCTGCTCAGTCTTCTccacctcctcctcctcctgaaCCTGAACCAAAAc CTACACCATCTGCCAGTTCAGCTGAGAagtcctcatcatcatcagacaAGAAGTCATCATTGTCAGAGGTGAAGGCTAAATTGAAGGCAGCAAATGAAGAGAAGCCACCTGAGATGGTTAGCCTGCAACAGGAGGAAAGTGTCTCCATATCAGGCAGTAATGCTCGACTAATGGTCATGCAACGACTGACAAGGAAGAATGAG TCTTCAGTAGTGGTACTTCGTAACATGATTTCTGTTGATGAAGTGGATGAAGAACTCGAAGACGAAGTGACGTCAGAGTGTAGCAAGTTTGGTGTTGTGGAGAGAGTTGTCATCTACCAAGAGAGACAAGGAATTGATGAGGATGCTGAAGTCATTGTTAAAATCTTTGTGGTCTTTCAAACACATGCTG AGGCTGAGGAAGCAGTGAAGGCTCTTAATGGTCGCTGGTTTGGTGGACGAGTCATCAAATGTGAAGTCTACGATGATGATAAATTTCAGAACAATAACCTCTCACAttaa
- the LOC136255472 gene encoding poly(U)-binding-splicing factor PUF60-like isoform X2, producing the protein MEMDDIYDADMNSPNRRDRRKKRGWDSTLPVDNPPPNTNTLPKLTDEQTVQLKAAKKYCLEATVRHNQTQRSQDQSVQMMSMQEVAQQQRALILMSRIYVGSINFELGEDTVRNGFHHFGTIKAINMSWDGAANKHKGYCFVEYETAEGAQLALEQMNGVVIGGRNIKVGRPNNVPQAAPIIARIQEEALKYPRIYVASIHKDLTETDVRSVFEAFGKIVSVELAPDTKPGKHRGWGFINYESHQASADAIASMNLFDLGGQFLRVGRALTPPLPLYPPNAAPIVPGLAPILPDPNAIAAANKAAARIQEQVEAMSAAQSSPPPPPPEPEPKPTPSASSAEKSSSSSDKKSSLSEVKAKLKAANEEKPPEMVSLQQEESVSISGSNARLMVMQRLTRKNESSVVVLRNMISVDEVDEELEDEVTSECSKFGVVERVVIYQERQGIDEDAEVIVKIFVVFQTHAEAEEAVKALNGRWFGGRVIKCEVYDDDKFQNNNLSH; encoded by the exons CACTACCCGTTGATAACCCCCCTCCTAATACTAATACTCTGCCTAAATTGACTGATGAACAGACTGTTCAGTTAAAGGCTGCCAAGAAGTACTGTCTGGAGGCTACAGTGAGACAT AATCAGACACAGAGATCACAAGATCAGTcagtgcag ATGATGTCAATGCAGGAAGTTGCTCAACAACAAAGAGCTTTGATCTTGATGAGCAG GATTTATGTTGGCAGCATAAACTTTGAGCTAGGCGAAGACACAGTACGTAATGGCTTCCATCATTTTGGCACCATCAAGGCTATCAATATGTCTTGGGATGGGGCAGCTAACAAGCACAAG GGTTATTGTTTTGTTGAGTATGAAACAGCTGAAGGTGCTCAACTTGCTCTTGAGCAAATGAATGGTGTTGTCATAGGAGGGAGAAACATCaag GTTGGTCGTCCTAACAATGTACCCCAGGCAGCACCAATCATTGCTAGGATACAGGAGGAGGCTCTAAAATATCCTCGCATTTATGTGGCATCTATTCACAAAGACTTAACAGAGACTGACGTGAGAAG TGTATTTGAAGCATTTGGTAAGATTGTTTCAGTTGAACTAGCACCAGACACTAAGCCTGGCAAGCACCGTGGCTGGGGGTTCATCAACTATGAGTCACATCAGGCTTCTGCTGATGCTATAGCATCCATGAACCTGTTTGATCTTGGTGGACAGTTCCTGAGAGTGGGAAGG GCATTGACCCCTCCACTTCCACTGTATCCACCGAATGCTGCTCCAATTGTACCTGGTCTGGCTCCCATCCTTCCTGACCCCAATGCAATTGCTGCAGCTAACAAGGCTGCTGCTAGAATACAAGAACAAG TTGAGGCAATGTCTGCTGCTCAGTCTTCTccacctcctcctcctcctgaaCCTGAACCAAAAc CTACACCATCTGCCAGTTCAGCTGAGAagtcctcatcatcatcagacaAGAAGTCATCATTGTCAGAGGTGAAGGCTAAATTGAAGGCAGCAAATGAAGAGAAGCCACCTGAGATGGTTAGCCTGCAACAGGAGGAAAGTGTCTCCATATCAGGCAGTAATGCTCGACTAATGGTCATGCAACGACTGACAAGGAAGAATGAG TCTTCAGTAGTGGTACTTCGTAACATGATTTCTGTTGATGAAGTGGATGAAGAACTCGAAGACGAAGTGACGTCAGAGTGTAGCAAGTTTGGTGTTGTGGAGAGAGTTGTCATCTACCAAGAGAGACAAGGAATTGATGAGGATGCTGAAGTCATTGTTAAAATCTTTGTGGTCTTTCAAACACATGCTG AGGCTGAGGAAGCAGTGAAGGCTCTTAATGGTCGCTGGTTTGGTGGACGAGTCATCAAATGTGAAGTCTACGATGATGATAAATTTCAGAACAATAACCTCTCACAttaa